A stretch of Prunus dulcis chromosome 6, ALMONDv2, whole genome shotgun sequence DNA encodes these proteins:
- the LOC117632731 gene encoding probable receptor-like protein kinase At1g49730 isoform X2 — protein sequence MKRFPYKDIKRATDGFQSIMYTTSHIAAYKARFQDGGVVLIKEMRDYDQGKDAFYREVQLLGRLHHRHLLSLKGFSTGHRRLLVFDNIERGSLKEHLTDPIRTPLDWKTRLQIVIGVVAALEYLLLFNEPPMYHVSISSSSIMLDENFNAKLSDVGLQSSGENYVTVPHTSCAKDCMGQECGNIMFQLGVLILELITGQSSDDRAADLVQWIREYRFCSSIHKMLDPDLGNSYDSRELKSLLAVAKLCVRYGDKPKTSILQVLRYLHKKIESPHD from the exons ATGAAGCGTTTTCCATACAAGGATATAAAGAGAGCAACAGATGGTTTTCAGAGTATCATGTATACCACTTCTCATATAGCTGCTTACAAGGCCAGATTTCAAGATGGTGGGGTTGTATTGATAAAAGAAATGAGAGATTACGATCAAGGAAAAGATGCCTTCTACAGAGAAGTGCAACTCTTGGGGCGCTTGCATCATCGCCACCTTCTTTCTCTCAAGGGGTTCTCTACTGGACATAGACG gTTGCTAGTTTTTGACAACATAGAAAGAGGGAGCTTGAAGGAGCATCTTACTG ATCCCATTAGAACTCCCTTGGACTGGAAGACAAGGCTACAAATAGTCATTGGTGTGGTAGCTGCATTG GAATATTTGCTTCTCTTCAATGAACCTCCAATGTATCATGTCTCCATTAGCTCAAGTAGCATCATGCTAGATGAAAACTTTAATGCAAAG CTTTCAGATGTTGGCCTTCAAAGTTCTGGTGAAAATTATGTCACAGTACCTCATACCTCATGCGCTAAAG ATTGCATGGGTCAGGAATGCGGTAACATCATGTTCCAGCTTGGGGTGCTGATACTGGAGCTCATCACCGGTCAGTCATCAGATGACAGGGCTGCTGATCTGGTTCAATGGATCCGAGAGTATCGCTTCTGTAGCTCCATTCACAAGATGCTAGATCCTGATCTAGGTAATAGTTATGATTCTAGGGAGCTTAAAAGTCTTCTAGCTGTGGCAAAGTTGTGTGTTAGATATGGGGATAAGCCAAAGACTTCTATTCTACAGGTACTTCGGTATCTCCATAAAAAGATAGAAAGTCCACATGACTAG
- the LOC117632731 gene encoding probable receptor-like protein kinase At1g49730 isoform X1, giving the protein MDHRLIRKLRPRLLAWLRRSRSGRVLFMKRFPYKDIKRATDGFQSIMYTTSHIAAYKARFQDGGVVLIKEMRDYDQGKDAFYREVQLLGRLHHRHLLSLKGFSTGHRRLLVFDNIERGSLKEHLTDPIRTPLDWKTRLQIVIGVVAALEYLLLFNEPPMYHVSISSSSIMLDENFNAKLSDVGLQSSGENYVTVPHTSCAKDCMGQECGNIMFQLGVLILELITGQSSDDRAADLVQWIREYRFCSSIHKMLDPDLGNSYDSRELKSLLAVAKLCVRYGDKPKTSILQVLRYLHKKIESPHD; this is encoded by the exons ATGGACCACCGCTTGATCCGCAAGCTCCGGCCTCGTCTTCTCGCGTGGCTTCGCCGATCTCGGTCTG GCAGGGTATTATTTATGAAGCGTTTTCCATACAAGGATATAAAGAGAGCAACAGATGGTTTTCAGAGTATCATGTATACCACTTCTCATATAGCTGCTTACAAGGCCAGATTTCAAGATGGTGGGGTTGTATTGATAAAAGAAATGAGAGATTACGATCAAGGAAAAGATGCCTTCTACAGAGAAGTGCAACTCTTGGGGCGCTTGCATCATCGCCACCTTCTTTCTCTCAAGGGGTTCTCTACTGGACATAGACG gTTGCTAGTTTTTGACAACATAGAAAGAGGGAGCTTGAAGGAGCATCTTACTG ATCCCATTAGAACTCCCTTGGACTGGAAGACAAGGCTACAAATAGTCATTGGTGTGGTAGCTGCATTG GAATATTTGCTTCTCTTCAATGAACCTCCAATGTATCATGTCTCCATTAGCTCAAGTAGCATCATGCTAGATGAAAACTTTAATGCAAAG CTTTCAGATGTTGGCCTTCAAAGTTCTGGTGAAAATTATGTCACAGTACCTCATACCTCATGCGCTAAAG ATTGCATGGGTCAGGAATGCGGTAACATCATGTTCCAGCTTGGGGTGCTGATACTGGAGCTCATCACCGGTCAGTCATCAGATGACAGGGCTGCTGATCTGGTTCAATGGATCCGAGAGTATCGCTTCTGTAGCTCCATTCACAAGATGCTAGATCCTGATCTAGGTAATAGTTATGATTCTAGGGAGCTTAAAAGTCTTCTAGCTGTGGCAAAGTTGTGTGTTAGATATGGGGATAAGCCAAAGACTTCTATTCTACAGGTACTTCGGTATCTCCATAAAAAGATAGAAAGTCCACATGACTAG